In a single window of the Microbacterium sp. Root61 genome:
- a CDS encoding amino acid ABC transporter permease, translated as MEQLLSLMPEFWEGFRVTLLLLAVSGVAALILGTLIAAMRISPIASLRGFAAFWVEIARNTPLTLVFIFTAFVLPMLGVRAPYLILAFVALTYYTSPFIAEALRSGINGVPIGQAEAARSVGLGFGQTVTLVVLPQAFRMTVPPLINVFIALTKNTSVAGGFFVVELFATTRQLANDNGNIVLEILFTAAALYLVITVPLGFFAGQLEKRWVVRR; from the coding sequence ATGGAACAGCTGCTGTCGTTGATGCCGGAGTTCTGGGAGGGCTTCCGTGTCACCCTGCTCCTGCTGGCGGTATCGGGGGTGGCGGCCCTCATCCTGGGCACGCTCATCGCGGCGATGCGGATCTCGCCGATCGCCTCGCTGCGGGGTTTCGCGGCGTTCTGGGTGGAGATCGCCCGAAACACGCCGCTGACCCTGGTCTTCATCTTCACCGCGTTCGTGCTGCCGATGCTCGGCGTCCGGGCGCCGTATCTGATCCTCGCGTTCGTCGCGCTGACCTACTACACGTCTCCGTTCATCGCGGAAGCACTGCGGTCTGGCATCAACGGAGTGCCGATCGGCCAAGCCGAGGCCGCGCGCAGTGTCGGACTCGGCTTCGGGCAGACGGTGACGCTGGTCGTGCTGCCACAGGCATTCCGCATGACGGTTCCGCCGCTCATCAACGTCTTCATCGCGCTGACCAAGAACACGTCGGTGGCCGGAGGCTTCTTCGTCGTCGAACTGTTCGCGACCACGCGCCAGCTCGCGAACGACAACGGCAACATCGTCCTGGAGATCCTGTTCACCGCGGCAGCCCTGTACCTGGTCATCACCGTGCCGCTCGGCTTCTTCGCCGGTCAGCTCGAGAAGCGATGGGTGGTGCGGCGATGA
- the argJ gene encoding bifunctional glutamate N-acetyltransferase/amino-acid acetyltransferase ArgJ, with protein sequence MSVTAPQGFEAAGVAVGLKSTGKPDVAVVVNRGPLKVGAAVFTSNRAKANPIIWSQQAIQDGVVEAIVLNSGGANCFTGTFGFQTTHQTAEKAAELLGVSAGDVLVCSTGLIGTGDEVFRSKVLTGVEEGIAGLSADGGDAASFAIMTTDSVNKTAVFTGEGWSIGGMAKGAGMLAPGLATMLVVVTTDAVLDASEADAALREATRVSFDRLDSDGCMSTNDQVSLLVSGASGVHPDAAAFAAGLTAVCSELARKLQGDAEGASHDITIEVRNAAAEADAVEVGRSVARNNLFKAAIFGNDPNWGRVLAAIGTTEAAFDPYDVDVWMNGVRVCTAGGPDRPREEVDLAPRATHLVIDLKVGTATATILTNDLTHDYVHENSAYAS encoded by the coding sequence GTGAGTGTCACCGCGCCCCAGGGATTCGAGGCGGCCGGCGTCGCCGTCGGCCTCAAGAGCACCGGCAAGCCCGATGTGGCGGTGGTCGTCAACCGGGGCCCGCTCAAGGTCGGCGCCGCCGTCTTCACGAGCAACCGCGCCAAGGCCAACCCCATCATCTGGTCGCAGCAGGCGATCCAGGACGGCGTCGTCGAGGCGATCGTCCTGAACTCCGGAGGGGCCAACTGCTTCACCGGCACGTTCGGCTTCCAGACCACGCACCAGACCGCGGAGAAGGCGGCCGAACTGCTCGGCGTCAGCGCCGGCGATGTCCTGGTGTGCTCGACCGGCCTCATCGGCACCGGCGACGAGGTGTTCCGCAGCAAGGTCCTGACCGGCGTCGAAGAAGGCATCGCCGGGCTCAGCGCCGACGGCGGTGACGCGGCATCCTTCGCCATCATGACGACCGACTCGGTCAACAAGACCGCGGTCTTCACGGGCGAGGGCTGGAGCATCGGTGGCATGGCGAAGGGCGCCGGGATGCTGGCGCCCGGCCTCGCCACGATGCTCGTGGTGGTCACCACCGACGCCGTTCTCGACGCGTCGGAGGCCGACGCGGCCTTGCGCGAAGCGACCCGAGTCAGCTTCGATCGGCTCGACTCGGACGGCTGCATGTCGACCAACGACCAGGTGTCGCTGCTCGTCTCCGGCGCCTCCGGCGTGCATCCCGACGCCGCCGCGTTCGCTGCCGGCCTGACCGCCGTGTGCAGCGAGCTCGCCCGCAAGCTGCAGGGCGACGCCGAGGGCGCGAGCCACGACATCACCATCGAGGTGCGCAACGCGGCCGCCGAAGCCGATGCCGTCGAGGTCGGTCGTTCGGTCGCGCGCAACAACCTGTTCAAGGCCGCGATCTTCGGCAACGACCCGAACTGGGGTCGCGTGCTGGCCGCGATCGGCACCACCGAGGCCGCCTTCGACCCGTACGACGTCGATGTCTGGATGAACGGCGTCCGCGTCTGCACGGCCGGGGGACCGGACCGCCCACGGGAAGAGGTGGATCTCGCCCCGCGTGCGACGCACCTCGTGATCGACCTCAAGGTCGGCACGGCCACGGCGACCATCCTCACCAATGACCTCACCCACGACTACGTCCACGAGAACAGCGCCTACGCCTCATGA
- a CDS encoding amino acid ABC transporter permease, with protein sequence MTGTSVLFDAPGPRARRISLIASIVALLLILAGAFWVYTLLAAPRTSGGISLPGMFDASRWDIFLDPQVWAFIGQGVIATLQAAAVAGVGAIVLGIGLSLMRSSTIAWVRIPTAWLIEFLRGMPVLLMMLFILLIASTGAFWAVVIALILYNGTLIGEILRAGLVALPRGQREAALSVGMREFQSKMLVEFPQAFRQMLPIIVAQLVVLLKDTSLGYIVGYNEIIRTNINNLGSFYGNRYLFSLFVVTLAIYLAINLSLSWFARWLSRRTASGGTRGRKAKGPQPLLDPTQAVLLAQATAAAKQSESQ encoded by the coding sequence ATGACCGGCACGAGTGTCCTCTTCGACGCGCCGGGTCCCCGAGCGCGCCGCATCTCGCTGATCGCATCGATCGTCGCGCTGCTGCTGATCCTCGCCGGCGCATTCTGGGTCTACACGCTGCTCGCGGCCCCTCGGACGTCCGGCGGCATCTCTCTGCCGGGCATGTTCGATGCCTCGCGCTGGGACATCTTCCTCGATCCGCAAGTATGGGCGTTCATCGGACAGGGCGTCATCGCCACCCTTCAGGCTGCGGCCGTCGCGGGTGTCGGCGCCATCGTGCTGGGCATCGGACTGTCGCTGATGCGCAGCTCCACCATCGCGTGGGTGCGAATCCCGACGGCCTGGCTCATCGAGTTCCTGCGCGGCATGCCCGTGCTGCTCATGATGCTGTTCATCCTGCTGATCGCCTCGACCGGTGCGTTCTGGGCCGTCGTGATCGCCTTGATCCTCTACAACGGCACACTGATCGGCGAGATCCTGCGCGCGGGGCTCGTCGCCCTCCCGAGGGGGCAGCGCGAGGCCGCGCTGAGCGTCGGCATGCGCGAGTTCCAGTCGAAGATGCTCGTCGAGTTCCCGCAGGCTTTCCGCCAGATGCTGCCGATCATCGTCGCCCAGCTGGTGGTGCTGCTGAAGGACACCTCGCTCGGCTACATCGTCGGCTACAACGAGATCATCCGCACGAACATCAACAACCTGGGCAGCTTCTACGGCAACCGCTACCTGTTCTCGCTGTTCGTGGTGACGCTGGCCATCTACCTCGCCATCAACCTCAGCCTGTCGTGGTTCGCCCGCTGGCTCTCCCGCCGGACGGCGAGTGGCGGAACGCGTGGCCGCAAAGCCAAGGGGCCGCAGCCTCTGCTCGACCCCACCCAGGCGGTGCTGCTCGCCCAGGCGACTGCGGCAGCGAAGCAGTCCGAGAGTCAGTAG
- a CDS encoding AAA family ATPase, whose product MLTTLAVAGYRSIVDLVLPLGTLTVVTGPNGSGKSNLYRALRLLSAAGTGRVVAAIAEEGGYPSALWAGPETPTGPGAEGTRRKKPVAILLGVATDELGYLLDLGQPQVAQGSLFARDPEIKREWVFAGQIAKPSTMLIERTRAATRVKDAAWRTLMQPLTSYESILTDLADGDTAPELLNLRRMLSSWRFYDQFRTDRDAPTRLPRIGTRTTTLDHAGEHLAAVWATIQESGFGAPLDREVSRAFPGSHVEVVAADGQFRLTMRQPGLLRPLETTELSDGTLRYLLLCAALLPARPAPLIVLNEPESSLHPDLLSPLAELIADAAQRTQVIVVTHAAALADALDRAGARLVRLESNGFGTRIEGQGMFDRPSWNWGTR is encoded by the coding sequence GTGCTGACCACTCTCGCCGTCGCCGGCTACCGCTCGATCGTCGACCTCGTCCTGCCCCTGGGCACGCTGACCGTGGTGACGGGCCCGAACGGCTCGGGCAAGTCGAACCTCTACCGGGCCCTCCGACTGCTGTCCGCCGCCGGCACAGGTCGGGTCGTCGCGGCCATCGCTGAGGAGGGCGGCTACCCCTCGGCCTTGTGGGCGGGCCCTGAGACACCGACAGGCCCGGGCGCGGAAGGCACTCGGCGCAAGAAGCCCGTGGCGATCCTGCTCGGCGTCGCCACGGACGAGCTGGGGTATCTCCTCGATCTCGGCCAGCCGCAGGTCGCGCAGGGCAGTCTCTTCGCACGCGACCCGGAGATCAAACGGGAGTGGGTGTTCGCCGGTCAGATCGCGAAGCCCTCGACCATGCTGATCGAGCGCACGCGCGCGGCGACGCGGGTGAAGGATGCCGCGTGGCGGACCCTGATGCAGCCGCTCACGTCGTACGAGAGCATCCTCACCGACCTCGCGGACGGCGATACTGCACCCGAACTCCTGAACCTGCGACGGATGCTGTCGTCCTGGCGGTTCTACGACCAATTCCGCACGGACCGGGATGCCCCCACGCGACTCCCCCGGATCGGGACGCGCACGACGACTCTCGACCACGCCGGGGAGCACCTCGCCGCCGTCTGGGCGACAATCCAGGAGTCGGGCTTCGGGGCGCCGCTCGACCGTGAGGTGTCGCGCGCCTTCCCCGGTTCCCATGTGGAGGTGGTGGCCGCCGACGGGCAGTTCCGGCTGACGATGCGTCAGCCCGGGCTGCTCCGTCCACTCGAGACCACCGAGCTGTCCGACGGTACGCTGCGGTACCTGCTGCTGTGCGCCGCGTTGCTGCCCGCACGTCCCGCTCCGCTGATCGTGCTCAACGAGCCGGAGTCGAGCCTGCACCCCGATCTGCTCTCGCCGCTGGCCGAGCTGATCGCCGACGCGGCGCAGCGCACGCAGGTCATCGTCGTCACTCATGCCGCCGCGCTCGCGGATGCCCTCGATCGCGCCGGGGCACGCCTCGTCCGGCTGGAGTCGAACGGATTCGGCACCCGTATCGAGGGCCAGGGCATGTTCGATCGGCCGTCCTGGAACTGGGGCACCCGCTAG
- the argC gene encoding N-acetyl-gamma-glutamyl-phosphate reductase → MTYSVAVSGASGYAGGEILRILAAHPDIEIRTVTAHSNAGQPLIAHQPHLRSLAHLTLQETTPEILSGHDIVFLALPHGQSGQYTDALGDTALVIDAGADHRLESVADWDAFYGGAFHEPWTYGVPELLVDGVKQRERLVGASRIAAPGCNASTVSLSLAPGVAAGVIDPTDIVSVLAVGPSGAGKSLKQSLLASEILGTANPYSVGGTHRHIPEIQQALRGALPGADPRISFTPVLVPMSRGILATSTAPIANGATDAEIRAAWESVYGDETFVQVLPEGHFPRTADVLGANTALLGLAIDRPANRVVVVAAVDNLVKGTAGAAIQSMNIALGLPEGRALTVNGVAP, encoded by the coding sequence ATGACCTATTCGGTCGCCGTCTCCGGCGCATCCGGCTACGCGGGAGGCGAGATCCTGCGGATTCTCGCCGCGCACCCGGACATCGAGATCCGCACAGTGACCGCGCACTCCAACGCCGGCCAGCCGCTCATCGCCCATCAGCCGCATCTGCGGTCGCTGGCGCACCTCACACTGCAGGAGACGACGCCCGAGATCCTCTCCGGGCACGACATCGTCTTCCTCGCCCTCCCGCACGGGCAGTCGGGGCAGTACACCGATGCGCTCGGCGACACCGCGCTCGTGATCGACGCCGGCGCGGACCACCGCCTCGAGTCCGTCGCCGACTGGGACGCGTTCTACGGCGGGGCGTTCCACGAGCCCTGGACGTACGGGGTCCCCGAACTCCTGGTGGACGGGGTCAAGCAGCGCGAACGGCTGGTCGGGGCATCCCGGATCGCCGCTCCCGGCTGCAACGCGTCGACGGTGAGCCTCAGCCTTGCGCCCGGCGTCGCCGCCGGTGTCATCGATCCGACCGACATCGTCAGCGTCCTGGCCGTCGGCCCCAGCGGTGCCGGCAAGAGCCTCAAGCAGAGCCTGCTGGCCAGCGAGATCCTCGGGACGGCGAACCCGTACTCCGTGGGCGGCACGCACCGGCACATCCCCGAGATCCAGCAGGCGTTGCGCGGCGCGCTCCCCGGAGCCGACCCGCGCATCTCCTTCACCCCCGTGCTCGTGCCGATGTCACGCGGCATCCTCGCCACCTCGACCGCGCCGATCGCCAACGGTGCGACGGATGCCGAGATCCGGGCCGCGTGGGAGTCCGTGTACGGCGACGAGACGTTCGTCCAGGTGCTGCCCGAGGGACACTTCCCCCGCACGGCGGACGTCCTCGGCGCCAACACCGCGCTGCTCGGCCTCGCGATCGACCGGCCCGCGAATCGCGTCGTCGTGGTCGCCGCGGTCGACAACCTCGTCAAGGGCACCGCGGGTGCCGCCATCCAATCCATGAACATCGCGCTGGGTCTTCCCGAAGGCCGCGCCCTCACCGTGAACGGAGTCGCGCCGTGA
- the pheS gene encoding phenylalanine--tRNA ligase subunit alpha — translation MSDTPEITPETVDAAVQAALAAIAAAADTAAVKAARSAHTAEGSPLAQLNAQLRSVAPENKAEFGKLVGQARARVTQALAAREAELAEAETAARLEAERVDITALASRARVGARHPISLLQEQVADIFVGMGWEIAEGPELEHEWFNFDALNFDVDHPARQMQDTFFVDPVDRHLVMRTHTSPVQVRSMLERDLPVYVLCPGRVYRTDEFDATHLPVFTQFEGLVIDKGITMAHLKGTLDHAAKVLFGPEAKTRFRANFFPFTEPSAELDLWHPTFKGGARWIEWGGCGMVNPNVLRAAGIDPEEYSGFAFGMGIERTLMFRSDVQDMRDMAEGDIRFSEQFGMVV, via the coding sequence GTGTCTGACACTCCTGAAATCACGCCCGAGACGGTGGATGCCGCGGTCCAGGCGGCGCTCGCCGCCATCGCCGCGGCCGCGGATACCGCCGCCGTCAAGGCCGCACGTTCCGCACACACCGCCGAGGGATCGCCGCTGGCTCAGCTGAACGCGCAGCTGCGCTCCGTCGCCCCCGAGAACAAGGCAGAGTTCGGCAAGCTGGTCGGTCAGGCGCGTGCGCGCGTCACCCAGGCCCTCGCCGCCCGCGAAGCCGAGCTCGCCGAGGCCGAGACCGCCGCACGACTCGAGGCGGAGCGGGTGGACATCACCGCCCTCGCTTCCCGCGCGCGTGTCGGGGCGCGGCATCCGATCTCGCTCCTGCAGGAGCAGGTCGCGGACATCTTCGTCGGCATGGGGTGGGAGATCGCCGAAGGTCCCGAGCTCGAGCACGAGTGGTTCAACTTCGACGCCCTGAACTTCGACGTCGACCACCCGGCGCGCCAGATGCAGGACACGTTCTTCGTCGACCCGGTCGACCGCCACCTCGTGATGCGCACGCACACGAGCCCCGTCCAGGTGCGCTCGATGCTCGAGCGCGACCTGCCGGTCTACGTGCTGTGCCCGGGGCGGGTCTACCGCACCGACGAGTTCGACGCGACGCACCTCCCGGTCTTCACGCAGTTCGAGGGGCTCGTCATCGACAAGGGCATCACCATGGCGCACCTCAAGGGCACCCTCGACCACGCCGCCAAGGTGCTGTTCGGCCCCGAGGCAAAGACGCGCTTCCGCGCGAACTTCTTCCCCTTCACCGAGCCGTCCGCCGAGCTCGACCTGTGGCACCCGACCTTCAAGGGTGGCGCGCGCTGGATCGAGTGGGGCGGCTGCGGAATGGTCAACCCCAACGTGCTGCGCGCGGCCGGCATCGACCCCGAGGAGTACTCGGGCTTCGCGTTCGGGATGGGGATCGAGCGGACACTCATGTTCCGCAGTGATGTGCAGGACATGCGCGATATGGCCGAGGGCGATATCCGCTTCAGCGAGCAGTTCGGGATGGTGGTCTGA
- the pheT gene encoding phenylalanine--tRNA ligase subunit beta, producing the protein MRVPLSWLREYVDVPASVTPEDVLEALVRVGFEEEDIHRFELQGPIVVGEVLEFVEEPQSNGKTIRWCQVQVAPDGETAADGGPAVHGVVCGARNFFAGDKVVVTLPGAVLPGPFPIAARKTYGHVSDGMIASAKELGLGDEHNGILRLVELGIDAPVGTDAIALLGLDDVAVEINVTPDRGYALSMRGVAREYSHATGAAFRDPGDREWGDLQHPAGGFAVTVDDANPIRGRVGASEFAVRIVRDVDPTKPTPAWMVARLTLAGIRSLGILIDITNYVMLELGQPIHGYDLDKLQGGITVRRATPGEKLETLDGKVRVLDAEDLLITDESGPIGLAGVMGGGTTEMTDATRNVLIEAAIFDTVSIARTARRHKLPSEASRRFERGVDPLIPFVAARRVADLMVEYAGGTLDTEVGGALFATVEIAGIDLPRGFVEGLIGVDYTTEEIVAALELIGCEVYDTGEHWSVHPPSWRPDLTDKWTLAEEVARIEGYDRIPSILPTPPSGRGLTLAQQGRRRVSNALAAAGYIETPTFPFTTEAANDLHATVSGEHVPSVKLANPLDGQSPFLRRTLVPGLIDVAHRNLSRGFTDLALFQTGSVFLPEPGVTYGTDFVPPLAVRPDAATLAALDDSIPPQHRHVAVLLAGNVSAKQPGHPAVPVELGDALDAVRTIASAAGVAVEVAQTQRAALHPGRAGVLTVEGREVGYVGELLPAVADAADLQGRVVVAELDLDLILRLAGERVVAASLSSYPAATQDVSLVVAADLPAATVGSALRDGAGELLESLRLVDDYRGTGLPDGTKSLTFALRFRAPDRTLTAAEASEAKLAGVAVAAERFGAHIRD; encoded by the coding sequence ATGCGCGTTCCGCTCTCGTGGTTGCGCGAGTACGTCGATGTGCCGGCTTCGGTGACCCCGGAGGATGTGCTGGAAGCACTCGTCCGCGTCGGGTTCGAGGAGGAGGACATCCACCGCTTCGAGCTGCAGGGTCCGATCGTCGTGGGTGAGGTGCTCGAGTTCGTCGAGGAGCCCCAGTCCAACGGCAAGACGATCCGCTGGTGCCAGGTGCAGGTCGCCCCGGATGGCGAGACCGCCGCCGACGGCGGACCCGCGGTGCACGGCGTCGTCTGCGGCGCCCGCAACTTCTTCGCCGGCGACAAGGTCGTGGTGACCTTGCCCGGCGCCGTTCTGCCCGGACCGTTCCCGATCGCTGCCCGCAAGACCTATGGCCACGTGTCGGACGGCATGATCGCCTCCGCCAAGGAGCTCGGCCTCGGCGACGAGCACAACGGCATCCTGCGTCTGGTGGAACTCGGCATCGACGCCCCCGTCGGCACGGACGCCATCGCCCTGCTGGGCCTGGACGACGTCGCCGTCGAGATCAACGTGACTCCCGACCGCGGCTACGCGCTGTCGATGCGCGGTGTCGCCCGCGAGTACTCGCACGCGACCGGTGCGGCCTTCCGCGACCCGGGCGACCGCGAGTGGGGCGACCTCCAGCACCCCGCCGGCGGCTTCGCCGTGACCGTCGATGACGCGAATCCGATCCGCGGCCGGGTCGGGGCATCCGAGTTCGCCGTCCGCATCGTGCGCGACGTCGACCCGACCAAGCCCACCCCGGCCTGGATGGTGGCGCGGCTCACGCTCGCCGGCATCCGCTCGCTCGGCATCCTGATCGACATCACCAACTACGTGATGCTCGAGCTTGGCCAGCCGATCCACGGCTACGACCTCGACAAGCTGCAGGGCGGCATCACCGTGCGTCGCGCGACGCCGGGCGAGAAGCTCGAGACGCTCGACGGCAAGGTGCGCGTCCTCGACGCGGAAGACCTGCTGATCACCGACGAATCGGGCCCGATCGGGCTCGCCGGCGTCATGGGCGGCGGCACCACCGAGATGACCGACGCGACCCGCAATGTGCTCATCGAAGCGGCGATCTTCGACACCGTGTCGATCGCACGCACGGCCCGCCGGCACAAGCTGCCCTCCGAGGCATCCCGCCGGTTCGAGCGCGGCGTCGACCCGCTCATCCCGTTCGTCGCCGCACGCCGCGTCGCCGACCTGATGGTGGAGTACGCGGGCGGCACGCTGGACACCGAGGTGGGCGGCGCGCTGTTCGCCACCGTCGAGATCGCCGGGATCGACCTGCCTCGCGGCTTCGTCGAGGGGCTGATCGGCGTCGACTACACGACCGAAGAGATCGTCGCGGCGCTCGAGCTGATCGGCTGCGAGGTGTACGACACCGGCGAGCACTGGTCGGTGCATCCGCCGTCGTGGCGTCCCGACCTCACCGACAAGTGGACGCTCGCCGAGGAGGTCGCCCGCATCGAGGGCTACGACCGCATCCCGTCGATCCTGCCCACGCCGCCGTCGGGTCGCGGGCTGACCCTCGCGCAGCAGGGCCGACGCCGTGTCTCCAACGCGCTCGCCGCGGCCGGGTACATCGAGACCCCGACGTTCCCGTTCACGACCGAGGCGGCCAACGACCTGCACGCGACGGTCTCGGGAGAGCACGTGCCGAGCGTCAAGCTCGCCAACCCGCTCGATGGGCAGTCGCCGTTCCTGCGTCGCACGCTCGTGCCCGGGCTGATCGATGTCGCGCACCGCAACCTGTCGCGCGGCTTCACCGATCTCGCCCTCTTCCAGACCGGCTCCGTGTTCCTCCCCGAGCCGGGTGTCACCTACGGCACCGACTTCGTCCCGCCTCTCGCGGTGCGACCGGATGCCGCGACGCTGGCCGCGCTGGATGACTCGATCCCGCCGCAGCACCGTCATGTCGCCGTGCTGCTGGCCGGCAACGTCAGCGCGAAGCAGCCCGGTCATCCCGCGGTTCCGGTGGAGTTGGGCGATGCGCTCGACGCCGTGCGGACGATCGCGTCGGCCGCAGGTGTCGCGGTCGAGGTCGCCCAGACGCAGCGCGCCGCGCTGCACCCTGGCCGCGCCGGGGTGCTCACGGTCGAGGGTCGCGAGGTCGGCTATGTCGGCGAGCTGCTGCCCGCCGTGGCCGACGCCGCCGACCTGCAGGGCCGCGTCGTCGTGGCCGAGCTCGACCTCGACCTCATCCTGCGGCTCGCGGGTGAGCGCGTGGTCGCCGCATCCCTCTCCAGCTACCCGGCCGCGACGCAGGACGTGTCGCTGGTCGTGGCCGCCGACCTTCCGGCGGCGACCGTGGGCTCGGCCCTGCGGGATGGTGCGGGGGAGCTGCTGGAGTCGCTGCGCCTCGTGGACGACTACCGCGGTACCGGCCTGCCCGACGGCACCAAGAGCCTCACGTTCGCGCTGCGCTTCCGCGCCCCCGACCGCACCCTGACGGCGGCCGAGGCGTCCGAGGCGAAGCTCGCCGGCGTGGCTGTAGCGGCCGAGCGCTTCGGGGCCCACATCCGCGACTGA
- a CDS encoding NAD-dependent epimerase/dehydratase family protein: protein MTDVLILGGTGWLSGHVARGWMDAGARVTCLARGGRPAPAGAELVVADRSEPGAYSTVASRDWDEVVDISSDPAVVESAVSALAARARHWTYISTVSVYADDDVAGADESARLAPPAEPGDEYDYSRAKVAAEASVRRELADRAAIIRPGLIVGAGDPSDRFGYWVSRFALAGTEPVLAPDVEGLGAQVIDVRDLAAFVIGVGERGWVGTANAVGEPLTLARLLAEAADAAGFGGRLAEASDDWLLAHEVAHWMGPRSLPLWLSRDMPGFATRSNARYLAQGGRLRPLRETLEWTLADERDRGLDRERRSGMSRAEEEALLAELG, encoded by the coding sequence ATGACGGATGTCTTGATCCTCGGTGGGACCGGATGGTTGAGCGGGCACGTGGCTCGGGGGTGGATGGACGCGGGGGCACGCGTGACGTGCCTGGCGCGGGGAGGGCGGCCGGCGCCGGCCGGGGCGGAGCTCGTCGTCGCCGATCGCTCGGAGCCCGGTGCGTACAGCACCGTCGCCTCCCGCGACTGGGACGAGGTCGTCGACATCTCGTCCGACCCGGCCGTCGTCGAGTCCGCCGTCAGCGCGCTCGCCGCCCGGGCGCGACACTGGACCTACATCTCGACCGTCTCGGTCTACGCGGACGACGATGTCGCCGGCGCCGACGAGTCCGCGCGGCTCGCGCCCCCCGCCGAACCCGGGGACGAGTACGACTACAGCCGCGCGAAGGTCGCGGCCGAGGCATCCGTCCGCCGCGAGCTGGCCGATCGTGCCGCGATCATCCGGCCGGGGCTCATCGTCGGGGCGGGGGACCCCAGCGACCGATTCGGCTATTGGGTCTCGCGTTTCGCGCTCGCCGGCACCGAGCCCGTGCTCGCGCCGGACGTCGAGGGTCTCGGCGCGCAGGTGATCGACGTGCGCGATCTCGCCGCCTTCGTCATCGGCGTGGGGGAGAGGGGATGGGTCGGCACGGCCAACGCGGTGGGCGAACCGCTCACCCTGGCCCGCCTTCTCGCCGAAGCCGCGGATGCCGCGGGGTTCGGCGGACGGCTGGCCGAGGCATCCGACGACTGGCTTCTTGCCCACGAGGTCGCGCACTGGATGGGCCCGCGGTCGCTGCCGCTATGGCTGTCGCGCGACATGCCGGGCTTCGCGACCCGCTCGAACGCGCGCTACCTCGCGCAGGGCGGACGCTTGCGGCCGCTGCGCGAGACCCTCGAGTGGACCCTCGCCGACGAGCGCGACCGCGGCCTGGACCGCGAGCGGCGCAGCGGTATGAGCCGCGCCGAGGAGGAGGCGCTGCTCGCCGAGCTCGGCTGA
- the argB gene encoding acetylglutamate kinase: MTDIDLQDTDPDEASRNAATLIESLPWLREFREQIVVIKYGGNAMISDELQDAFAADIAYLRYVGVYPVVVHGGGPQISSMLDRLAIPSEFKGGYRVTSTEAISVVRMVLTGQINPQLVAKINAHGPLATGLSGEDAGLFGGRRRGVVVDGVEHDLGRVGDVVEVDPQPIHDQLAAGRIPVVSSIAPDLDHPGNSLNVNADAAAAALAIALGAAKLVVLTDVAGLYADWPNRESLVSHLTSTELRAMMPRLESGMIPKMQACLDAVDGGVPTAAIIDGRVPHSVLVEIFTSKGIGTEVVA; the protein is encoded by the coding sequence ATGACAGACATCGACCTCCAGGACACCGATCCTGACGAAGCGAGCCGGAACGCCGCGACCCTCATCGAGTCGCTGCCCTGGCTGCGCGAGTTCCGCGAGCAGATCGTCGTGATCAAGTACGGCGGCAACGCCATGATCAGCGACGAGCTGCAGGACGCGTTCGCTGCCGACATCGCGTACCTCCGGTACGTCGGCGTCTATCCCGTCGTCGTACACGGCGGCGGGCCGCAGATCTCCTCGATGCTGGATCGCCTGGCGATCCCGAGCGAGTTCAAGGGCGGCTACCGCGTCACCAGCACCGAGGCCATCTCGGTGGTGCGCATGGTGCTGACCGGCCAGATCAACCCCCAGCTCGTGGCGAAGATCAACGCCCACGGGCCGCTCGCGACCGGCCTGTCCGGCGAGGACGCCGGCCTGTTCGGCGGCCGTCGCCGCGGGGTCGTCGTCGATGGGGTCGAGCACGACCTCGGTCGCGTCGGCGACGTCGTCGAGGTCGATCCGCAGCCCATCCACGACCAGCTCGCGGCAGGCCGCATCCCGGTCGTCTCCAGCATCGCGCCGGACCTGGATCACCCCGGCAACTCGCTCAACGTGAACGCGGATGCCGCGGCCGCCGCGCTCGCCATCGCCCTCGGCGCCGCGAAGCTCGTGGTGCTCACGGACGTCGCCGGTCTGTACGCGGACTGGCCGAACCGGGAGTCGCTCGTCTCGCATCTGACCTCCACCGAGCTGCGCGCCATGATGCCGCGCCTCGAGTCGGGCATGATCCCGAAGATGCAGGCCTGCCTGGACGCCGTGGACGGCGGCGTGCCGACCGCGGCGATCATCGACGGACGGGTGCCGCACTCGGTGCTCGTCGAAATCTTCACCAGCAAGGGAATCGGAACAGAGGTAGTGGCATGA